The Antennarius striatus isolate MH-2024 chromosome 20, ASM4005453v1, whole genome shotgun sequence genome includes a region encoding these proteins:
- the csrnp1b gene encoding cysteine/serine-rich nuclear protein 1b — MSGLLKRKFEEVDEDPCYSSPSSLSSACSGWDSEGESCYSDTLDSTPSNPSSPATNFNTTSILKKAKRARRGNVTFDQVTVFFFPRCQGFTSVPSRGGCTLGMMQRHSMLQTFTLAEFAVEQRLLRRVKLFNRLREEKLEALKLKLTKNGTQESEEAEQLTIDDIPEEDIDISGANLEEGSFLQPYPPKHRYALLKAAGVKKIDKEEKRQLHELRISRENCGCDCQGFCEPETCSCSLAGIKCQMDHSSFPCGCTKDGCGNTEGRIEFNSNRVQTHYIHTIMKLELEKRLEEQSSNEEEEESTAVATSLPVVPSFPFSSELVATGENSCSSNMTDSDSSGQSEDSEAGESSCVHLTQLDMDEKGLSRILSFSDTENCSRSSQDGEHKDMCCQNQQQEQQQQQQQLSTEAFSSFSMVDFANDNENINAALLDSDDHTDNRATAISELLDENANQGNALFHSSSVPRTPSPTIDRSASYNMDLSLSSESDLEFFDGFPCLGPSSLYNSLKEYEHMDNFFQFQLPSYPSLPPVSDPGTCLLESLIGLSESVPEPPATFTDNQLLEEAMKLSVMESVKV; from the exons ATGAGTGGGCTTCTCAAGAGGAAATTTGAGGAGGTGGATGAGGACCCATGCTACTCAtcaccctcctccctctcctctgcctGCTCAGGCTGGGACTCTGAAGGGGAGAGCTGCTACTCGGACACCCTGGACTCCACTCCCAGCAATCCCAGCTCCCCAGCAACAAATTTTAACA CAACATCCATCCTTAAGAAAGCGAAGAGAGCACGGCGGGGCAATGTGACATTCGACCAGGTTACTGTGTTCTTCTTCCCTCGGTGCCAAGGGTTCACCAGTGTTCCCAGTCGAGGGGGATGCACACTGGGCATGATGCAGCGCCACAGCATGCTCCAGACATTTACACTTGCTGAGTTTGCTGTAGAGCAGCGGCTCTTGCGCCGGGTGAAACTCTTCAACAGACTAAGGGAAGAGAAGCTCGAGGCTCTTAAACTGAAG CTTACTAAGAACGGAACCCAAGAGAGCGAGGAGGCAGAGCAGCTAACCATAGACGACATTCCTGAGGAGGACATTGACATCAGCGGAGCCAACTTGGAGGAAGGTTCTTTTCTCCAGCCTTACCCGCCAAAACATCGCTATGCACTGCTCAAAGCAGCTGGTGTGAAAAAGATCgacaaagaggagaagaggCAGCTCCATGAGCTGAGGATCTCCAGGGAAAACTGTGGTTGTGACTGCCAGGGCTTCTGCGAACCCGAGACGTGTAGCTGCAGCCTAGCCGGCATCAAATGTCAG ATGGATCATTCCTCTTTCCCCTGCGGCTGCACCAAGGACGGCTGCGGAAACACAGAAGGTCGCATTGAGTTCAACTCCAACAGGGTACAGACGCATTACATCCACACGATCATGAAGCTGGAGTTGGAGAAGAGGCTTGAAGAGCAGTCTAgcaacgaggaggaggaggagagcacaGCAGTGGCCACTTCTTTACCAGTAGTGCCCTCATTCCCCTTCAGCTCAGAACTGGTGGCAACTGGAGAAAACAGTTGCAGTAGCAATATGACGGACTCTGATTCTTCAGGACAGAGTGAGGACTCTGAGGCAGGCGAGAGTTCGTGTGTGCATCTCACCCAGCTGGATATGGATGAGAAAGGCCTGAGCCGCATTCTCAGTTTCAGCGACACGGAGAATTGCTCAAGAAGTAGCCAAGACGGAGAACATAAAGACATGTGTTGCCAAaatcagcagcaggaacagcagcagcagcagcagcagttgtCTACGGAAGCCTTCAGCAGCTTTAGCATGGTGGACTTTGCCAATGATAATGAGAACATAAATGCTGCACTGTTGGACTCAGATGATCACACAGACAATCGAGCAACAGCCATCTCAGAACTTTTAGATGAGAATGCCAACCAGGGAAATGCCCTATTCCATAGCAGTAGTGTGCCACGCACACCCTCCCCCACCATAGATCGCTCTGCGAGCTACAACATGGACCTGAGCCTCTCCTCTGAGTCAGACCTGGAATTCTTTGATGGCTTTCCCTGTTTGGGGCCCAGCTCACTCTACAACTCCCTCAAGGAGTATGAACACATGGACAACTTTTTTCAATTTCAGCTGCCTAGTTACCCCAGCCTCCCTCCAGTGAGTGATCCAGGAACCTGCCTCCTGGAGTCGCTGATTGGCCTTTCAGAATCCGTCCCAGAACCTCCTGCCACTTTTACAGACAATCAGTTGTTGGAGGAAGCCATGAAATTGTCTGTGATGGAGTCTGTGAAAGTttga